CACGCCCCCCGTCTTTATCGGCCTCCAGAACTATGTTCAGGTCTTCAAGGCGTCGATCTTTCGCACCTCCTTTCTCAATTCCGTGCTGTGGGTAGCGGCGACCCTGGCGCTCCCGGTAGCCCTCGGCTTGTTACTGGCCCTATTGGTCAATCGCATCCCCTTCCAGGGCTTCTACAAAGCCATCTTCTATTTGCCTTATGCCATCTCGGCCACCAGCGTGGCCGTTCTGTGGAGTTTTCTCCTATCGCCCGTGGGCATCTTCAATGAGGGACTGCGAGCATTGGGCTTGGAATCCTGGACAAAGTCATGGCTTATCACGCCGCCCTGGCACAATATCGCCATGATCATCGCCTACACCTGGCTTTCGACCGGTACGAATATGATTCTGTTCCTGGTTGGTTTGCAGAGTATTCCTACCGAACCGGTCGAAGCTGCCAAGATCGACGGCGCCAACGGTTGGCAGGCATTTTGGAAGGTTATCTTCCCCCTTCTCCGTCCGATCACGACGGTCGTCGTCACCGTTGCCGTGGTCAACGGCTTCAAGGTCTTCGACTTGATCTGGGTGATGACGCAAGGCGGACCTTATCGCTCATCCGAGACACTGGCGATCACAATGTACCGCGAGGCGTTCGTCTCGTTTCGTCTCGGCTATGGCGCCGCCATCGCCGTAATCCTGTCTTTCATCGTCATCTTCTTCTCGATCTTCTACCTGCGCTCCATCTTCCGCCGGGAGGAATGAGCCATGCCTTCGCGTCGAACTCTCACCCGTACGATCCTCGTCATCTCCCTGACGATCATGGTCATCGTCTGGCTCACCCCACTGGGTATTTCGTTCATGACCTCCCTGAAAAGCAACGTAGAATACGCGCAAACGGCCAGATGGGAGTTGCCGAAGCAGATCGCTCTCAAACAAAACCTCCTTTTCGCCTGGAAGACGGGGCGTCTTGACAGTGGTTTTGCCCGTAGCCTGCTTTATGCCGGTGTAGGAGCAGCGATGGCCATCGTGCTGGCATCACTTGCCGGCTTCGCCCTGGTGCAACTGAAAATCTGGAATGGCTTTTTTTGGTTCCTGTTGATATATAGTGGCACAATATTTCCTTTTCAGATGTATCTTCTGCCATTATTCTACTTTTATCAAAAGACAAACCTATACGATACGAAAATAGGAATGCTACTATTTTATACCGCAATTGCTATCCCATTTTGTCTTTTTGTTCTTAGGAATCAATTTACCACAATATCTCACGAGATCATAGAAGCGGCAAAAATGGATGGCCTTTCGAATTTCGGTATCTATATGCGCATGTACTTGCCGCTCTCGATCCCAGCCATTGCTGCACTCTTCCTGTTCCAATTCACCTGGATTTGGAACGACCTGTTGTTTGGCATCACGCTGGCCAAATCTCCCGATGTGCGCCCGATCATGGCCGGCTTGGCCAGCCTTCGTGGCAGCTATTCCGCCGACAACACTCCCGCCGTCCTCGCCGGCGCCCTCATGGCCTCCCTCCCCACCGTCATCATCTTCATCGCCCTCGGCCGCTACCTCTTGCGCGGCATGACCCTCACCACCAGCGGTGAATAAGTCGCAAGTGGCAGGTGGCAGGTTTGATATGAGAACAACCTGCCACTTGCCACTTGCGACTTGCCACCTTGTCTACTTGTTTCCTCGTCTACCTCCTCCTGAGACCCATCCCATGCCCTCCCCCATGACCAGCGCCGAGCGCGTGCTCGCCGTCATCCGCCGCCAGCAACCCGACCGCATCCCCACCTTCGAGTGGGACATCGACCCCGACCTGATCCACCACATGACCGGCGGCGGCAGCTATGACGACTTCATCGAACAATTCGATCTGGACGCCGTCATGTGCGGTCCAGACTACATCAAGCAGCCACTGCCTGACGGCAACCTGATCGACGAATGGGGCGTGACGCGCACGCGTGGGCACGAGGCCTATGCCATGGCCGTGGATGAGTTCGCCCCGATCAAAAGCTGGGCCGACCTGGAGAAGTGGAACCCGCCCGATCCCCATGCTCCCCATCGTTTCGAATCGATGAAACGCCGCGTCGCACGCTTCAAAGGCAAGCGCGCCATCTTCGTGCAATTGCGCGACGTGTGGTCGAACCCGCGCGACCTCCTCGGCTATGCGCAGCTTTTCGTCCTCTGCAAAAAGCAGCCGGATTTGGTCGAGGCCTTGGTCGAAAGGTGCGTCAACCAGAGCATCGGCCTGCTGGAACACGCCGCCGAGCTAGGGGCCGAGGTGGTGATGTCGGGCGACGACATCGCCGACAACCGCCGCACCATGATCTCGCTGACCATGTGGGAAAACATCTTTATGCCCCATTTCCGGCGCTGGGTGCAGGCCATCCACGACCACGGCCTTTATTACTGGAAACACAGCGACGGCAACCTGATGGAAGTGCTGGACGAATTGGTCGATGCCGGCATCGATGGCATCGACCCCATCGACCCCCTGGCCAAGATGGACCTGGCCACGGTGAAAGAGCGATGGGGCAACCGCGTGGCGATCAAGGGCAACGTCGACTGCGCCTTCCTGCTGATGGACGGCCCGGAGGAAGACGTGGTCGAAGCGGTCAAGAACTGCATCCGCATCGCCGGGCCGGGCGGCGGCTATGCCTGTTCCTCCAGCAACTCTATCCACTCCGGCGTCCGTCCCGATCTTTATGTGGCCATGCTGAACGCCATCCGCGAGTACGGCGTGTATCCGCTCGATATGGACAGGCTGGCGCCGGCAAAGGGGTAGACGGTTTTTGCCACGAATGGCACGAATGATACGAATTGAACAACATATCAGGGAATAATTCGTGTCATTCGTCCAATTCGTGTCATTCGTGTTAGATCAGTCTCTATCGATCAGACCTCGATCATGAGCACAACCATCCGCGTCTTGAACGAGGATATCCCCAACTTCCGCCATTGGCGGCAGACGGCGGAGGCATTCACGCGGGCGACGGGCATTCGGGTGGAGTTCGAGTATCTGTGGCTGAACGACTACTGGGAAGCGATCATGGCCGCCTACACCCAGCGGGCGGGCGAGTTCGATGTCATCGCCACCGACGAGATGATCCTGCCGCTCTACGCCCGCCACGGGGCTGTGACGCCGCTCGATGCGTTTGTGCGCCGTGATGGCTTCGACCTCTCGCCCTTCAGCCCGGAGGCGGTGAAATGTGCGACCGTAGATGGGATGCTCTACGGCATCCCCTACTCGAACATGTCGAACATCCTCGTCTACCGGGCCGACCTGTTCGAGCGTTACGGCTTCACGCCCCCGCGCACGCTGGCCGAACTGCGGCTGGCGGCGGTGGAGATCAGGGGGGCGCTGGTGGCCGACGGGCGGGGCGAGGTCTATGGCCTGATCGCCCGCGGCAAGCCGGGGGCCGGGGCCAACGTCTGGATTCTCGGCTCGACCATCGCCCCTTGCTTCGGCGCCCGCTGGTACGATGACGACGGCCGGCCGGCGTTCAATGGCCCGGCCATGGTGCAGGCCCTGAGCTACTACGCCGGCCTGTTGCAAGCCGCGGCCCCACCCGATTCCGCTGAGATCGATTGGTACAACGGATCGGAGCGTTATTTCCGCGGCGAGGCGGCCATGTTCATCGA
This Caldilineales bacterium DNA region includes the following protein-coding sequences:
- a CDS encoding sugar ABC transporter permease produces the protein MTRHPASRTAGQKAWDRIEPYLYLSPALIVVGVFLLYPVVYTLYISLTKWDGLTPPVFIGLQNYVQVFKASIFRTSFLNSVLWVAATLALPVALGLLLALLVNRIPFQGFYKAIFYLPYAISATSVAVLWSFLLSPVGIFNEGLRALGLESWTKSWLITPPWHNIAMIIAYTWLSTGTNMILFLVGLQSIPTEPVEAAKIDGANGWQAFWKVIFPLLRPITTVVVTVAVVNGFKVFDLIWVMTQGGPYRSSETLAITMYREAFVSFRLGYGAAIAVILSFIVIFFSIFYLRSIFRREE
- a CDS encoding carbohydrate ABC transporter permease produces the protein MPSRRTLTRTILVISLTIMVIVWLTPLGISFMTSLKSNVEYAQTARWELPKQIALKQNLLFAWKTGRLDSGFARSLLYAGVGAAMAIVLASLAGFALVQLKIWNGFFWFLLIYSGTIFPFQMYLLPLFYFYQKTNLYDTKIGMLLFYTAIAIPFCLFVLRNQFTTISHEIIEAAKMDGLSNFGIYMRMYLPLSIPAIAALFLFQFTWIWNDLLFGITLAKSPDVRPIMAGLASLRGSYSADNTPAVLAGALMASLPTVIIFIALGRYLLRGMTLTTSGE
- a CDS encoding uroporphyrinogen decarboxylase family protein is translated as MPSPMTSAERVLAVIRRQQPDRIPTFEWDIDPDLIHHMTGGGSYDDFIEQFDLDAVMCGPDYIKQPLPDGNLIDEWGVTRTRGHEAYAMAVDEFAPIKSWADLEKWNPPDPHAPHRFESMKRRVARFKGKRAIFVQLRDVWSNPRDLLGYAQLFVLCKKQPDLVEALVERCVNQSIGLLEHAAELGAEVVMSGDDIADNRRTMISLTMWENIFMPHFRRWVQAIHDHGLYYWKHSDGNLMEVLDELVDAGIDGIDPIDPLAKMDLATVKERWGNRVAIKGNVDCAFLLMDGPEEDVVEAVKNCIRIAGPGGGYACSSSNSIHSGVRPDLYVAMLNAIREYGVYPLDMDRLAPAKG
- a CDS encoding sugar ABC transporter substrate-binding protein, with translation MSTTIRVLNEDIPNFRHWRQTAEAFTRATGIRVEFEYLWLNDYWEAIMAAYTQRAGEFDVIATDEMILPLYARHGAVTPLDAFVRRDGFDLSPFSPEAVKCATVDGMLYGIPYSNMSNILVYRADLFERYGFTPPRTLAELRLAAVEIRGALVADGRGEVYGLIARGKPGAGANVWILGSTIAPCFGARWYDDDGRPAFNGPAMVQALSYYAGLLQAAAPPDSAEIDWYNGSERYFRGEAAMFIEAASEIGKWYDLKSPIAELSRAALVPAGPGGDRHAGLYAPAWNIPAASRQPEAAWQFIRWAAGPEPAAIDLLSGHIEQARFSALLDPRARQRYPDDLVDAVIVTRAFARNERHVEDAWLPVGDAFGQAIADAIAGRQSAQAALDEAQRKIEAIHLFHHE